A genomic window from Struthio camelus isolate bStrCam1 chromosome 2, bStrCam1.hap1, whole genome shotgun sequence includes:
- the DCSTAMP gene encoding dendritic cell-specific transmembrane protein isoform X1 — translation MRTFVSIVQNAWGIFTSERKPGWKYLMQLFAVCATVGFLSSVIFFLAMNFSLAHRPLDSLLISGFIWITLSVALCYFKHLRCFSILFILSCGLREGRNALITAGTGVVVAGNIQSIFHNLKVLADSITCHLEVEQFALIKHYAEAIKWIYQKAKFSTELSKDIVSLSHEFTSSHSISDDALKQQLNNTKQEIQRVANQISFMLTILPNIGQKALPIMGIFLVSLGTGLFIKKFVGAHSAKFKNTYITKQFVAFDDHQRQQQKPCILPLNTNERKAYVTIPSFCLTWKDGKNMQHFFLPVIVHLCIWLLFAAIDYLLYWLIISVNKHLQELPDLEIGLSLFQQRNENDFIIGNRQLTVKNDLLKISLFKHDCIPKPELYLSTTWIQLGIIIFFLIILGLFSGVLTQLKILVSASFYPDTEMKRIYYLHAKLLKKRAKLQQKTVKKNSFARTVNFWFPILKARVAVRKKERNMLNDNTA, via the exons ATGCGAACATTTGTCTCAATAGTCCAGAATGCCTGGGGAATTTTTACATCAGAAAGGAAGCCCGGCTGGAAGTATCTCATGCAGCTTTTTGCAGTTTGCGCTACAGTTGGCTTCCTCTCAAGTGTGATCTTCTTTCTGGCCATGAATTTCTCCCTAGCACACCGACCTTTAGATTCCTTACTGATTTCTGGATTCATCTGGATCACGCTTTCTGTTGCACTCTGTTATTTCAAGCACCTGCGCTGTTTTAGCATTCTGTTCATTCTTTCCTGTGGACTGCGAGAAGGCAGAAATGCTCTTATTACTGCTGGTACAGGTGTTGTGGTAGCTGGCAACATCCAAAGTATTTTTCACAACCTAAAGGTTCTGGCAGACAGCATCACCTGTCATTTAGAGGTTGAGCAATTTGCCTTGATAAAACATTACGCTGAGGCAATAAAATGGATTTACCAGAAGGCCAAGTTTTCCACAGAACTATCTAAAGACATAGTGTCATTAAGTCATGAATTCACATCATCTCACTCAATTTCAGATGATGCATTGAAACAACAGCTAAATAACACAAAACAAGAAATCCAGAGAGTTGCTAACCAGATATCTTTTATGCTGACTATACTGCCCAATATAGGCCAGAAAGCATTGCCTATAATGGGAATTTTTCTAGTTTCTTTAGGTACAGGCCTCTTTATCAAAAAATTTGTGGGGGCTCACAGtgcaaagtttaaaaatacttatatCACAAAGCAGTTTGTTGCATTTGATGACCATCAAAGGCAACAGCAAAAGCCATGCATTCTGCCACTGaacacaaatgaaagaaaagcttaTGTGACAATCCCATCTTTTTGCCTCACGTGGAAGGATGGAAAAaacatgcagcatttttttctccctgtaattGTTCATCTTTGCATCTGGCTTCTATTTGCAGCAATAGATTACTTGCTTTATTGGTtaattatttctgtgaataagCATCTCCAAGAATTGCCAGATCTAGAGATTGGACTCAGCCTCTTTCAGCAA AGAAACGAGAACGACTTTATCATTGGTAATAGGCAGCTTACTGTAAAGAATGACCTTTTGAAGATCTCTCTGTTTAAGCATGACTGCATCCCTAAACCAGAACTCTATCTGTCCACAACATGGATCCAGCTTGGAATCATCATCTTCTTCTTAATAATTTTGGGGTTATTCTCTGGTGTCCTCACCCAGCTTAAAATACTTGTATCTGCTTCGTTTTATCCTGACACTGAGATGAAACGGATATATTATCTACATGCAAAATTACTCAAGAAAAGAGCAAAGCTACAACAAAAAACTGTGAAGAAGAACTCATTTGCTAGAACG gTTAACTTTTGGTTTCCAATACTCAAGGCAAGAGTGgcagtgaggaagaaagaaaggaatatgCTAAATGACAACACAGCATGA
- the DCSTAMP gene encoding dendritic cell-specific transmembrane protein isoform X2 — MPGEFLHQKGSPAGTIDYLLYWLIISVNKHLQELPDLEIGLSLFQQRNENDFIIGNRQLTVKNDLLKISLFKHDCIPKPELYLSTTWIQLGIIIFFLIILGLFSGVLTQLKILVSASFYPDTEMKRIYYLHAKLLKKRAKLQQKTVKKNSFARTVNFWFPILKARVAVRKKERNMLNDNTA; from the exons ATGCCTGGGGAATTTTTACATCAGAAAGGAAGCCCGGCTGGAA CAATAGATTACTTGCTTTATTGGTtaattatttctgtgaataagCATCTCCAAGAATTGCCAGATCTAGAGATTGGACTCAGCCTCTTTCAGCAA AGAAACGAGAACGACTTTATCATTGGTAATAGGCAGCTTACTGTAAAGAATGACCTTTTGAAGATCTCTCTGTTTAAGCATGACTGCATCCCTAAACCAGAACTCTATCTGTCCACAACATGGATCCAGCTTGGAATCATCATCTTCTTCTTAATAATTTTGGGGTTATTCTCTGGTGTCCTCACCCAGCTTAAAATACTTGTATCTGCTTCGTTTTATCCTGACACTGAGATGAAACGGATATATTATCTACATGCAAAATTACTCAAGAAAAGAGCAAAGCTACAACAAAAAACTGTGAAGAAGAACTCATTTGCTAGAACG gTTAACTTTTGGTTTCCAATACTCAAGGCAAGAGTGgcagtgaggaagaaagaaaggaatatgCTAAATGACAACACAGCATGA